aattagtaaattaataggagtataataggaacattagtaaattaatgacttttatttttagaaataggacaatattttgggatattccaaaatggaatagaagacaaacaaagtgggatgAAATGAGTAGTTATATTTAGAAAGAACtagattttaaaaatctaaatatataaaaataaaataaaaccctaaaccacTAAACACAAGTTTTATACACATGCTCcaagaattgaaaatttgaaatgttacatttaaaaataagtgTGGTTAATACATACTCTTAGAACATTTGTTTGTTAACGAGTtatttaagaaagtttttatattatttttataaatatatataatttctataaaaaaaaaatttaaaatgtttcttaaataaatattcttaagacattaatttatatttttcattaaaaataaaaagaaaaaaaaaattatctcacaAACTGAACGGAAACTTTGTTTGAAAGTCAAACCGTGTTAACAAGGGAATCAACCATGATCAGCTACAGCAGCCTGGAGTCAACTCATGAGTACTatagaaattgaaaatgaagGGCAATCTCgtaattaatgaaaaattcaaGCCCAAACTCATTCCAAACGTTCCTATATAAACCTCATGAATTCATAAAACCAAAAAGTGTAGAACTTCAAACACTAGTACCATATATACACATGGCTTCCTTATCCACACCACCACCTACCACCACCACAATCACCACCGTCAATGAAGGTAGCGCCACCTCAATCTCCGCCGTCCACTCAGATATTCTTCAAACACATATCCTAACACGCCTTGATGGGCCCACCTTAGCCTCCGCAGCTTGCACTTGTTCTCAGCTCAATACACTATCATCTCAAGAGCCACTTTGGACAAACATTTGCAACTCCACGTGGCCATCCACCGAAACGCCACGTATACGCCACGTCATATCCACGTTCCCAAACGGTCCCCGCTCTTTCTTCTCCGACTCCTTCCCACTCCTCACAAATTTGGACCTCCCAAACAACTCTCCCCAGAGCCATCACAACCGTACGTCCGAACTAATCTCAGCCGTCGATGTTTACTACAAGGGCAACCTCGTATTCAGCAAAGTGATCGAGACCGAGACAGTTACAGGTTGGTTTAAATGCTCGCCGTTTCGGTTGGACCTTTTGGACCCCAAAGACGTGGTCCCCACACCGATAAGGTTGCTGGACGATGACGACGACACGTGTCGCGATCTTGAGGAGCATTTGGAGCTGAGCTGGATCTTGATCGACCCGGTCGGACGGCGGGCGATGAACGTGTCGAGTCAGAAGCCAGTTTCGGTACAACGTCATTGGTTGAGTGGAGAAGTGCACGTGCGGTTCGCGACAATCTTAGCCGGCGACCACCACAGAGGATCGTCCTCGGAGTTCGTGCAGTGTGGGGTAGTGATCACGTGCGGTGGGTCCCAGGGAAGGGGGGTGCTGATTAAGGAGATGAGTTTGCAGGCGGAGGACATGGATGGGATTCACTTGAATGGGAAGGAAAGTTTGGTAATTTTGCAGAGGGCAATGGAGGGTAAAAAGGGAATAAAGAGGAGGGAAGAGGAAGGAAGGAAAAGATACCAGGAGTTTTTGGagaggaagaaggagaggaaAGAGATGAAGCTAAGAACAGAACGAAGATTGGATATGTTGTGCGTGGCTTTTGGGGTCTTGGGATTTGCCactttttggttatttgttttgtgcagataaaaaaaaaattaaggttttattatatatttatatcccaggtaaaaaaaagagagtaaggttgttttatatatatatatatatatatatatatatttttttttttttttctccaagtTCATTGGTATAATTataaagaaacaagaagaaaaaaaattatgacttcATTTCTTTTCATCCTTTGTACAATTACCTTAAAATTACCTCTATATGAGTTTAGTATATCTTTCGTAATTTAgcaatattcttttatttttaattctaggctgtatttgaatttaagaaTTTAGAATCAAAATATTTGGAGAGATTTTTTAGGATATAATGGTTTGGTATGAATTTTAGTATTGCGGGTTTAATTTGGAAATATGCAATTTGGCATGGATTGGGAATGTCGTGAAGAAGTTTTTGGTCACATTATGAAGTTGTTTGGTAGAGATGATAAAACAGTGAGAGAAGAGAAAACTTAAAGAggatagataaaaaaataagggaaagaAGAGTATAGTATTTCCATTATAAATGTTTGGTAAGAGAGTGAgaaaaaagtggagagaaaataaagcattttgtattaaatttttattacattttgtattaaaagttttttttgttataaattagAATAATAAGGTTATCAAATAATGTATTTAAGATGTtttctctcatattttattaaagatGGACTCAAGATGAAAAATTCAACCTCTCTCCTTCTTCCTTTCGTTTTTTACTAAACCAAACAATAGGCCTATTATTGTTTGGTTCTCCTAGGAATATCTCAAAGATAGAGTATGCTATTCTGTGGTTTTGTCAACCATTAGATTGGTTCTGCctataaaaattacattaattgtgaagaagaaatgaagaacagtTTAGAAAGTTTTATATACAAAGGGTAGCTGTCATAGATATATTggcaataaataaatttgacagTAAGATATAGACATTAAAAGGAGACGTCAGACGTGATGTTGTACACTAATAagatatttctctctttttattatttacaaaagCGTAAGTAGACTTGATTTTCTATGCCATTTAGTCCCgaaatatatatgttaaaatatTTGATTCTAACATCAAGCAATCAATGCgtgtaaattataattaatactAAAAATCCCTTACAAAATAAGAGTTTTAAGAGGCTTGGACActgttttatgattttttttaaattatttttgaaataatgaGGTTAAGAGGAGAGCTTCTAATGTCTAAGACCTGAATAATACAAATCTTTTCTACcattttttgtattatattttatgttttattaattacaacttattatatatttgtttaaattttcttataaattaaccaaagtttaaaataaataaaaaatatatatataacaaattgtaattgataaaatataaaatgaaacacaaaatgTGGTACAATCGTATGGAGCTAGACCTACATTGGATTTCATTAGTGGAGGCAGAAAATTTTCGTGGATTGGACAAGAGTGTATTTAATGTGGGTTACAAGCAGAATAATTGCGGTGGAAATTCAGGTTTGACATTATATATAGGAAATGTACGTACTTGctttttctattaatttgtCCTAATCGGCCTAAAATTGAGTCATTTCTAAGTTGAGTGTGAATGTGTGAATATTGACTTAATTGTCATGACGCAAGAGGTGTTAGAGTATGACTCGCTGATTTtaatgaaacacaaaaaaaaggcCAAAGGTGGTTGAAAATTCAGGACGTGGAACCAAacttatttttctcttaaaaaattaaaacttattgGTGTGGACAATCAAGGTCCTCTCTCTCGAATCACATGCTTTACATGACTTACAATGGTTGTTATTTGATGCTGCCTTGCTTTGTATAAActtattctttctttgaataaaattctgccatttattctcaaaaaaaaaaaaaaaaaaactattacagTGTATAGAAAATTTGTATTATAAAGACTTGCACTTTAGGTCCACTTTAGTTGTATCACACATATTTATGCCTCTTATATAAGCTAGACACACTGttgtatattttaataaatcaaAGCAATATTTCTAACATTAACCTTAGGTTATGATATGCACAAACAGTTTGGTACAAAATTATGAGATGCGCCTAGAAGCAAGCAACTAGCCTAGCGtgtctcttcaaaaaaaaaaaaactagcctAGCGTGTCTCTGGCATAGATTTGCTAAATCAAATAATGGAAGAGTTGAGAAATGGCACGTGAGAGAACTTTGCTTGTAGTGGTCTAACCCATGACATTATGTTCtacccaaatatatatatatataactaaaggGAATGGACTGTTTTGGACCATGAGCTGTGTCATTTCACCTCAAAACCAATTAGTGATAAAGAAGAtacactcaaatcttttatagcattcaaCATCACACCACATGGACCTATTTTTAGTATGGTTGTAGGGAATCAAATTGTGGTCCCCCAACAGTCCCTCCCTCATAATGACACTCCTGTGACTCAAACCTATGAActtggctctaataccattgGACAGACCGTGAGCTATACCATTCCACCTCAAAATCAATTGGTGATAAGGAAAACacactcaaattttttatgGCATTCGACATCACGCCACGCGAGCCTGTTTTTAGAATAGTTGTAGGGAGTCAAATTGTGTTCCTCGAATGACTTGGTTTGGTTAGGTATTGCCTCAGTTAAAAAGATtctaaagaataagaaattcaaACAAGataaagacacaaaaaaattgaaagtaatCTATATTAAATTGATCCTAAGAATAGAAAAGTAAAT
The DNA window shown above is from Quercus lobata isolate SW786 chromosome 7, ValleyOak3.0 Primary Assembly, whole genome shotgun sequence and carries:
- the LOC115953433 gene encoding probable F-box protein At2g36090 — encoded protein: MKNSSPNSFQTFLYKPHEFIKPKSVELQTLVPYIHMASLSTPPPTTTTITTVNEGSATSISAVHSDILQTHILTRLDGPTLASAACTCSQLNTLSSQEPLWTNICNSTWPSTETPRIRHVISTFPNGPRSFFSDSFPLLTNLDLPNNSPQSHHNRTSELISAVDVYYKGNLVFSKVIETETVTGWFKCSPFRLDLLDPKDVVPTPIRLLDDDDDTCRDLEEHLELSWILIDPVGRRAMNVSSQKPVSVQRHWLSGEVHVRFATILAGDHHRGSSSEFVQCGVVITCGGSQGRGVLIKEMSLQAEDMDGIHLNGKESLVILQRAMEGKKGIKRREEEGRKRYQEFLERKKERKEMKLRTERRLDMLCVAFGVLGFATFWLFVLCR